In Nycticebus coucang isolate mNycCou1 chromosome 9, mNycCou1.pri, whole genome shotgun sequence, the following are encoded in one genomic region:
- the LOC128593117 gene encoding proteasome maturation protein-like encodes MNARGLGSQPKDSIPVTELSASGPFESHDLLRKGFSCVKNELLPSHPLELSEKNFQLNQDKMHFSTLRNIQGLFAPLKLQMESKAVQQVQRLPFLSSSNLSLDILRGNDETIGFEDILNDPSQSEVMGEPHLMVEYKLGLLEYIGLFVKTEGPRLFYGCFFTVI; translated from the coding sequence ATGAATGCCAGAGGACTTGGATCACAGCCAAAGGACAGTATTCCAGTTACTGAACTTTCAGCAAGTGGACCCTTTGAAAGTCATGATCTTCTTCGGAAAGGTTTTTCTTGTGTGAAAAATGAACTTTTGCCTAGTCATCCTCTtgaattatcagaaaaaaatttccagCTCAACCAAGATAAAATGCATTTTTCCACACTGAGAAACATCCAAGGTCTATTTGCTCCACTAAAACTACAGATGGAATCCAAGGCAGTGCAGCAGGTTCAGCGTCTTCCATTTCTTTCGAGCTCAAACCTTTCACTGGATATTTTGAGAGGTAACGATGAGACCATTGGATTTGAAGATATTCTTAATGATCCATCACAAAGTGAAGTAATGGGAGAACCACACCTGATGGTGGAATATAAACTTGGTTTACTGGAATACATTGGGCTGTTTGTGAAAACAGAGGGGCCGCGTCTTTTTTATGGTTGTTTTTTTACTGTGATTTGA